In one Scomber japonicus isolate fScoJap1 chromosome 6, fScoJap1.pri, whole genome shotgun sequence genomic region, the following are encoded:
- the gemin7 gene encoding gem-associated protein 7, whose product MATPVSVLRLPKGPDPNSRGFDPKSPRFIALCRTSISTSAESEMDAEQLQREQNARSVLRESFLRCLLTTANKKVQFHMYENVKVEATFGSSDIDVLNFQVSDLQTPIGVQKEALIRSQDVISYTFDV is encoded by the coding sequence ATGGCAACACCAGTGTCTGTTTTACGGCTGCCTAAAGGACCCGACCCCAACAGCCGTGGATTTGACCCCAAATCGCCACGCTTCATCGCTCTCTGTCGCACCTCCATTTCCACATCAGCTGAGTCAGAGATGGAtgctgagcagctgcagagagagcaGAACGCTCGATCTGTGCTGAGAGAGAGTTTCCTCAGGTGTCTCCTCACTACGGCCAACAAGAAGGTTCAGTTTCACATGTATGAGAATGTGAAGGTGGAGGCCACGTTTGGATCATCTGACATTGACGTGCTGAACTTTCAGGTGTCAGATCTGCAAACTCCCATCGGGGTGCAGAAAGAGGCACTGATCAGATCTCAGGACGTGATTTCATACACATTTGATGTATGA